A DNA window from Candidatus Hydrogenedentota bacterium contains the following coding sequences:
- a CDS encoding HD domain-containing protein: MPVAKAERSREFLARIRQTLGEKRVMHSVFVAEYFSSFAESAGLDHDEAVAAGLLHDLARGMEKEELLAEARARRIPMGEAQLAKPLLLHGPVAAEICREEFGVSDDVHEAICWHTTGRPGMGRLAQGLCVADFSEPSRDYPEAAEARDILRKSGFGPAVLYVFGKKVEFGRAKEVTDPNTAATLFWLRGHPPA, from the coding sequence ATGCCCGTGGCCAAGGCTGAGCGCTCCCGCGAGTTTCTGGCCCGGATCCGCCAAACCCTCGGGGAGAAGCGGGTCATGCACTCGGTCTTTGTGGCCGAGTACTTCTCCAGTTTCGCCGAAAGCGCCGGACTTGACCACGACGAGGCCGTGGCCGCGGGCCTGCTGCACGACCTGGCGCGGGGCATGGAAAAGGAGGAGCTGCTGGCCGAGGCACGCGCCCGGCGGATCCCGATGGGCGAGGCGCAGCTCGCAAAGCCCCTCCTGCTGCACGGCCCCGTCGCGGCCGAAATCTGCCGCGAGGAGTTCGGCGTCTCCGACGACGTGCACGAGGCCATCTGCTGGCACACCACCGGCCGCCCGGGCATGGGCCGGCTGGCGCAGGGACTGTGCGTTGCGGACTTCTCCGAGCCCTCCCGCGACTACCCCGAGGCCGCCGAGGCCCGCGACATCCTTCGGAAATCCGGATTTGGCCCCGCCGTGCTCTATGTGTTCGGGAAAAAGGTCGAATTCGGCCGGGCAAAGGAGGTGACGGACCCCAACACCGCCGCCACCCTTTTCTGGCTGAGGGGACACCCCCCGGCATGA
- a CDS encoding diguanylate cyclase — protein MRVLVAEDDPTSRVLLASMLKKWGHEPVCVADGLEAWDVLRQADAPRLVLLDWVMPGLDGPEVCRRLRAVETSDPPFVIMLTGRAEKGDIILGLDAGANDYLSKPYDPDELRARLRVACRMLDLQQGLVEARDALHHLAVHDSLTGVFNRRAILERLEQEVARAAREGGRLFVGMCDLDHFKGINDTLGHQAGDDVLAVFTRRITAKLRVYDSVGRYGGEEFLVITPAGGKPDPRCIYERLRAEVERAPIPTRAGDVSLTVSIGVADGSGKSTVDGLVEAADRALYRAKAQGRNRVILAPEE, from the coding sequence ATGAGGGTGCTGGTTGCCGAGGATGATCCCACCTCGCGGGTGCTGCTCGCGTCCATGCTGAAGAAATGGGGGCATGAGCCCGTCTGCGTCGCCGACGGCCTGGAGGCTTGGGACGTGCTGCGTCAGGCCGACGCCCCCCGGCTCGTGCTGCTGGACTGGGTCATGCCCGGGCTGGACGGTCCGGAGGTCTGCCGGCGCCTGCGCGCCGTTGAGACCTCCGATCCGCCCTTCGTCATCATGCTCACCGGGCGCGCGGAAAAGGGGGACATCATCCTCGGCCTGGACGCCGGGGCGAACGACTATCTTTCCAAGCCCTACGACCCGGACGAGCTGCGGGCGCGCCTGCGTGTCGCCTGCCGCATGCTGGACCTTCAGCAGGGGCTCGTGGAGGCCCGCGACGCCCTGCACCATCTCGCCGTGCATGACTCCCTGACGGGGGTGTTCAACCGCCGCGCCATCCTGGAGCGTCTCGAGCAGGAAGTCGCCCGCGCCGCCCGTGAGGGGGGAAGGCTCTTTGTCGGGATGTGCGACCTGGACCATTTCAAGGGGATAAACGACACTCTGGGGCATCAGGCCGGGGACGACGTGCTGGCGGTGTTCACACGGCGGATTACCGCGAAGCTCCGGGTCTACGACAGTGTCGGCCGCTACGGGGGGGAGGAGTTTCTGGTCATCACCCCGGCCGGGGGAAAGCCCGACCCCAGATGCATCTATGAGCGCCTGCGCGCCGAAGTGGAGCGCGCGCCCATTCCCACCCGCGCCGGGGACGTGAGTCTCACCGTCAGCATCGGCGTGGCGGACGGGTCGGGAAAAAGCACCGTGGACGGACTGGTCGAGGCCGCCGACCGCGCCCTGTACCGGGCGAAAGCGCAGGGAAGAAACCGCGTGATTCTCGCCCCGGAGGAATAG
- a CDS encoding phosphatase PAP2 family protein — MSVLMKTIVDFKIRWAFFPLFYALLLLSAWVMGVFAEGEWYPWLLLFAVAASVDRNTGTVGGMFRRVGALVTLYALLCVVVGVMSFFIEVKWTVGLFLLTAATIVERETDCAKDVLFRWGLFLGLFGLLYQFTYTMGVFVDAPWDIQVLLWGNPDRYIPVLDELVILCTDFDTYLVVLVLLCWQIGYYICRGRAGRQAVLAKVFHGLGIAAGLWHLAGLFLHKKAIFWWPEYEYTLVFIPLAAAFYAAFYFMGRLYVRMRDEDQRLLARAFWLVLLAVVFTNVIGEDNIKATVQRHRPLHDTYSEWNGAVRVMNDEIVRGSYSYISGHASSFFTMLAVYFWALRSRKLGAALLAWAAFHAFTRIYTAAHFPYCTLMGSLFGFTVATMIWFILVKDRRRIGGGDQNASV; from the coding sequence ATGTCCGTTCTAATGAAAACCATTGTCGATTTCAAAATCCGCTGGGCCTTTTTCCCCCTGTTTTACGCACTGCTGCTGCTGTCGGCGTGGGTGATGGGGGTGTTCGCGGAGGGCGAATGGTATCCCTGGCTGCTGCTCTTCGCTGTCGCCGCGTCGGTCGACCGCAACACCGGCACCGTCGGCGGGATGTTCCGCCGCGTCGGGGCGCTGGTCACCCTGTATGCCCTGCTGTGCGTCGTGGTCGGGGTGATGTCGTTCTTCATCGAGGTCAAATGGACGGTGGGGCTTTTCCTGTTGACGGCGGCGACGATTGTCGAACGCGAGACGGACTGCGCCAAAGACGTTCTTTTCCGCTGGGGGCTCTTTCTGGGGCTTTTCGGGCTTCTTTACCAGTTCACCTACACCATGGGTGTTTTCGTGGACGCCCCGTGGGACATTCAGGTGCTGCTGTGGGGCAATCCCGACCGGTACATTCCCGTGCTGGACGAACTGGTGATTCTCTGCACCGATTTCGACACCTATCTGGTCGTGCTGGTGCTGCTCTGCTGGCAGATCGGGTATTACATCTGCCGGGGGCGGGCGGGGCGCCAGGCCGTCCTGGCGAAGGTCTTCCACGGGCTGGGAATTGCCGCCGGCTTATGGCACCTGGCGGGCCTCTTTCTTCACAAGAAGGCCATTTTCTGGTGGCCGGAGTACGAGTACACCCTGGTGTTCATCCCGCTGGCCGCCGCCTTCTACGCGGCTTTCTACTTCATGGGGCGGCTCTATGTCCGCATGCGGGACGAGGACCAGCGCCTGCTGGCGCGCGCCTTCTGGCTCGTCCTGCTCGCCGTGGTGTTCACGAACGTCATCGGCGAGGACAACATTAAGGCCACGGTGCAGCGGCACCGTCCGCTGCATGACACCTACTCGGAATGGAACGGCGCGGTGCGCGTCATGAACGATGAGATCGTGCGGGGCAGCTATTCCTACATCTCCGGGCACGCGTCGTCGTTCTTCACCATGCTTGCGGTGTACTTCTGGGCGCTGCGCTCGCGGAAACTCGGCGCCGCGCTGCTGGCCTGGGCGGCCTTCCACGCCTTCACCCGCATCTACACGGCGGCGCATTTCCCCTACTGCACCCTCATGGGCTCCCTCTTCGGCTTCACCGTGGCCACCATGATCTGGTTTATCCTCGTCAAAGACCGGCGGAGGATTGGGGGCGGTGACCAGAACGCATCAGTCTGA
- the proB gene encoding glutamate 5-kinase: MEIPKGTLKRLVVKIGTNLLTGRQAFEGHFMEAMVRELCDLKANHDLDIVVVSSGAVGCGMNVLGMERRPSLLPQKQAVAAVGQARLMHYYEVLTQTFNPELTTAQILLTQSDLDDRRRYLNIRNTLTSLFAMRRVIPIINENDTTATEELRFGDNDTLAAKIAAKIDADTLVILTDVDGLHDGNPATCKGARLIETVERITPELLACAGGAGSVASTGGMRTKLDAAKIATAAGVTCIIANGTRENILHGVLTGAVPATRFLPSKSALSQRKRWIAFGRSARGALQVDEGAREALLGRGRSLLPAGVTAVEGNFDAGAAVRILDPSGALIAHGLTNYGSADIRQIMHHRSGDIAEILGHKDFDEVVHRDNLVLL, from the coding sequence ATGGAAATACCCAAAGGCACACTCAAGCGGCTGGTCGTGAAGATCGGCACCAACCTCCTGACGGGGAGGCAGGCCTTCGAGGGCCACTTCATGGAGGCCATGGTCCGGGAGCTCTGCGACCTCAAGGCCAACCACGACCTCGACATCGTCGTCGTGAGCAGCGGCGCCGTCGGCTGCGGCATGAACGTGCTGGGCATGGAGCGGCGCCCCTCCCTCCTGCCCCAGAAGCAGGCCGTCGCCGCGGTGGGCCAGGCCCGGCTCATGCACTACTACGAGGTGCTCACGCAGACCTTCAACCCGGAGCTGACCACCGCCCAGATCCTGCTGACGCAGTCCGACCTGGACGACCGGCGCCGCTACCTCAACATCCGCAACACCCTCACGTCCCTCTTCGCCATGAGGCGGGTCATCCCCATCATCAACGAGAACGACACGACGGCCACCGAGGAGCTGCGCTTCGGCGACAACGACACGCTGGCCGCCAAGATCGCCGCGAAGATAGACGCGGACACGCTGGTCATCCTCACGGATGTGGACGGCCTGCACGACGGCAACCCCGCCACCTGCAAGGGTGCCCGCCTCATTGAGACTGTGGAGCGGATCACCCCCGAACTCCTCGCCTGCGCGGGCGGGGCGGGCAGCGTCGCCTCCACCGGCGGCATGCGCACCAAGCTGGACGCGGCGAAGATCGCCACCGCCGCCGGGGTCACCTGCATCATCGCCAACGGCACCCGCGAGAACATCCTGCACGGCGTCCTGACAGGGGCCGTTCCGGCCACCCGTTTCCTCCCCTCGAAGAGCGCCCTTTCGCAGCGCAAGCGGTGGATCGCCTTCGGGCGCAGCGCCCGGGGCGCGCTGCAGGTGGACGAGGGCGCGCGCGAGGCCCTGCTCGGAAGGGGCCGCAGCCTGCTCCCCGCGGGCGTGACCGCCGTGGAGGGAAACTTTGACGCCGGGGCGGCGGTGCGCATCCTCGACCCGTCGGGCGCGCTCATCGCCCACGGGCTGACCAACTACGGAAGCGCGGACATCCGGCAGATCATGCACCACAGGAGCGGCGACATCGCCGAGATTCTGGGACACAAGGACTTTGACGAGGTGGTCCACCGGGACAACCTGGTCCTCCTCTAG
- a CDS encoding NTP transferase domain-containing protein: protein MTRMLHVAVIMAGGSGERFWPVSRANRPKQLLRLVNPDRSMLQEALDHVTPLIPPRQVYVQTSGELADAIRRETPELPPDNILVEPCRRNTAGCLCYAAASLLARHAAPPDQLVMAVLTADHAVRDADGFRRTLAAAVKAAEGTDTLVTIGIPPTHPSTGYGYIQTDTKPGQLSTARVLAFHEKPDLPTAERYITAGGYFWNSGMFFWRLDVFLRELEAAAPEHARAVREMAAALRQNDRNTAAELFSRLPSISIDYALMEKTRRVSMILAAFDWDDVGSWPALARLRGADKHGNVTQGDPLLADCKDCVVYHEAGGDDRAVAVLGAKDLVVVVTPDAVLVMPKDRAEELRTVIEQLRKRGAKQL, encoded by the coding sequence CTGACACGCATGCTGCATGTCGCGGTCATCATGGCGGGCGGCTCGGGCGAGCGCTTCTGGCCCGTGTCGCGCGCGAACCGGCCCAAGCAGCTCCTGCGGCTGGTCAACCCGGACCGGTCCATGCTCCAGGAGGCGCTGGACCACGTCACGCCGCTCATCCCGCCGCGGCAGGTCTATGTGCAGACGAGCGGCGAGCTGGCCGACGCCATCCGCCGCGAAACCCCCGAGCTTCCGCCGGACAACATCCTTGTGGAGCCCTGCCGCCGGAACACCGCCGGGTGTCTCTGCTATGCGGCGGCCTCGCTCCTCGCGCGCCACGCCGCGCCGCCGGACCAGCTGGTGATGGCGGTGCTCACGGCGGACCACGCCGTGCGCGACGCCGACGGTTTCCGGCGCACCCTCGCCGCGGCCGTCAAGGCCGCCGAGGGCACCGACACCCTCGTGACCATCGGCATCCCGCCGACCCACCCGTCCACCGGCTACGGCTACATCCAGACGGACACCAAGCCGGGGCAGCTGAGCACGGCCCGGGTGCTGGCCTTCCACGAGAAACCCGACCTCCCCACGGCGGAGCGCTACATCACCGCCGGGGGGTATTTCTGGAACAGCGGCATGTTTTTCTGGCGGCTCGACGTGTTCCTGCGCGAGCTGGAGGCCGCCGCGCCGGAGCACGCCCGCGCCGTCCGCGAGATGGCCGCCGCCCTCCGCCAGAACGACCGCAACACCGCCGCCGAGCTCTTCTCCCGGCTCCCCTCCATCTCCATTGACTACGCGCTCATGGAGAAGACCCGCAGGGTGTCCATGATCCTCGCCGCCTTCGACTGGGACGACGTCGGGTCCTGGCCCGCACTGGCCCGCCTGCGCGGCGCGGACAAGCACGGCAACGTCACCCAGGGCGACCCGCTGCTGGCGGACTGCAAGGACTGCGTTGTCTACCACGAGGCCGGGGGGGACGACCGGGCCGTGGCCGTTCTCGGCGCGAAAGACCTCGTGGTGGTCGTCACGCCCGACGCCGTCCTCGTCATGCCCAAGGACCGCGCCGAGGAACTCCGCACGGTCATCGAGCAGCTCCGGAAGCGCGGCGCAAAACAGCTTTAG
- the nadD gene encoding nicotinate (nicotinamide) nucleotide adenylyltransferase yields the protein MGVFGGTFDPVHAVHLRVARAARDTAGLDRVLFMVANVPPHKSGEVAACAEDRLEMVAAAVADEPGFEASRLEMDRSGPSYTADTLRALHARHPEAALFLILGYDSALDLPKWREPGVILDLARLLVVCRPRCGRPLPPLLCGRATLLPFEEDPLSSTEVRERLAAGDDVSGLVPPGALRVIREKGLYHARGQG from the coding sequence ATCGGCGTGTTCGGCGGCACCTTCGACCCCGTGCACGCGGTGCACCTGCGCGTCGCCCGCGCCGCCCGCGACACCGCCGGGCTCGACCGTGTCCTGTTCATGGTGGCCAACGTGCCCCCGCACAAGTCCGGCGAGGTGGCCGCGTGTGCGGAGGACCGCCTGGAAATGGTGGCGGCAGCCGTCGCGGACGAGCCGGGGTTTGAGGCGAGCCGCCTGGAGATGGACCGTTCCGGCCCGTCGTACACGGCCGACACCCTGCGCGCCCTGCATGCCCGGCACCCGGAGGCGGCGCTCTTTCTGATCCTCGGCTACGACTCCGCGCTGGACCTGCCCAAGTGGCGGGAACCCGGCGTGATCCTGGATCTGGCGCGGCTGCTGGTGGTGTGCCGCCCCCGCTGCGGGCGCCCCCTGCCGCCGCTCCTGTGCGGCCGCGCCACGCTGCTCCCCTTCGAGGAGGACCCGCTGTCCTCCACAGAAGTCCGCGAGCGCCTCGCCGCGGGGGACGACGTCTCCGGACTGGTGCCCCCCGGCGCGCTGCGCGTCATCCGCGAGAAAGGCCTCTATCATGCCCGTGGCCAAGGCTGA
- a CDS encoding linear amide C-N hydrolase, producing MRVSIRGATAALLAVLLAASAAHPCTTFVLENGGAPVFGRNYDWSVESAALFVNKRGVRKTAVLLNPVSAPPAEWTSKYGSVTFNQIAREFPCGGMNEAGLVVEVMVTDQPAHSDPGGRPAVGNLQWIQQQLDCHATVAEVIAHAQDAAIFNEVGTDLHYLVADASGNAAAVEVVDGKTVCHHGAGLPHKVLANNGYREHLEDLGGYSLFGGRDTLPGGEGSKARFVRAADGVAKYQSGNADHAVAGAFRILDDVAQDTTQWRIVYDIPSRRIHYRTLSREDIRTVDAKAFDYACASPVQMLDVNAPARGDVTGAFTDYTPQANQQLVLAAFDGVKFLRPYKRVASLLLPLYPEMYTTCGETEPAGR from the coding sequence ATGCGTGTGAGTATACGGGGCGCGACCGCCGCCCTGCTGGCGGTGCTGCTGGCGGCGTCCGCCGCCCACCCCTGCACCACCTTCGTGCTGGAGAACGGCGGCGCGCCGGTTTTCGGCCGGAACTACGACTGGAGCGTGGAGAGCGCGGCGCTCTTTGTGAACAAGCGGGGGGTGCGCAAGACGGCGGTGCTGCTGAACCCCGTGTCCGCGCCGCCCGCCGAGTGGACCTCCAAATACGGCAGCGTAACGTTCAACCAGATCGCCCGGGAGTTCCCCTGCGGCGGCATGAACGAGGCGGGGCTGGTGGTGGAGGTGATGGTGACGGACCAGCCGGCGCACTCGGACCCCGGCGGGCGGCCCGCCGTGGGCAACCTCCAGTGGATCCAGCAGCAGCTGGACTGCCACGCCACCGTGGCCGAGGTCATCGCGCACGCGCAGGACGCCGCCATCTTCAACGAGGTGGGCACGGACCTGCACTATCTCGTGGCGGACGCCTCCGGCAACGCCGCGGCGGTGGAGGTGGTGGACGGAAAGACAGTCTGCCACCACGGCGCGGGGCTGCCGCACAAAGTGCTGGCGAACAACGGCTACCGCGAGCATCTGGAGGACCTGGGCGGGTACAGCCTGTTCGGCGGCAGGGACACCCTGCCCGGGGGCGAGGGGTCCAAGGCGCGTTTTGTGCGCGCCGCCGATGGCGTGGCAAAATATCAGTCCGGCAACGCCGACCACGCCGTGGCAGGCGCCTTCCGCATCCTGGACGATGTGGCCCAGGATACCACACAGTGGCGGATCGTGTACGACATCCCGTCACGCCGCATCCACTACCGGACCCTGTCGCGCGAGGACATCCGCACGGTGGACGCGAAGGCCTTCGACTACGCCTGCGCTTCGCCGGTGCAAATGCTGGACGTCAACGCCCCGGCGAGGGGAGACGTCACGGGGGCCTTCACGGACTACACCCCCCAGGCCAACCAGCAGCTCGTCCTCGCCGCCTTCGACGGGGTCAAGTTTCTGCGCCCGTACAAGCGCGTGGCCTCCCTCCTGCTACCGCTCTATCCCGAAATGTACACCACCTGCGGCGAAACCGAACCCGCCGGGAGGTAG
- a CDS encoding glutamate-5-semialdehyde dehydrogenase, whose product MTLREELESIGRNARGAADTLRSLSRAVKDDALRRAAARLRAGKARIQAENAKDLEAGRAKGLSAAMLDRLELTDQRIGAMAEGLDIVAALPDPVGDIVHQYVHPNGLRIAQIRQPLGVVGIIYESRPNVTADAAALCLKSGNATILRGGSEAIHSNVVIAELFREGVREAGAPEDAVQIIGTTDRAAVGEMLQLDRHIDVIIPRGGKSLIARIYEESRIPVVAHLDGVCHTYLHEDADPEMALRIVMNAKLQRPGVCNAMETLLVHEAAAPMLLPELARALREGGCELRGCERTAQLIDCAPAAEKDWTTEYLDKILSIRVVSSLDEAIAHINGYGSHHSDAIVTESYAAAERFLDEVDSATVYVNASTRFTDGFEFGMGAEIGISTSKLHCRGPMALEGLTSLKFVCRGTGQIRG is encoded by the coding sequence ATGACATTGCGTGAGGAGCTGGAGAGCATCGGGCGCAACGCCCGCGGGGCGGCGGACACCCTGCGGTCCCTGTCGCGCGCCGTGAAGGACGACGCGCTGCGCCGCGCCGCCGCGCGCCTGCGCGCCGGAAAGGCCCGCATCCAGGCGGAGAACGCGAAGGACCTCGAGGCCGGGCGCGCCAAGGGCCTCTCGGCCGCCATGCTCGACCGGCTGGAGCTGACGGACCAGCGGATCGGGGCCATGGCGGAGGGGCTGGACATCGTCGCGGCCCTGCCTGACCCCGTGGGCGACATCGTCCACCAGTACGTCCACCCCAACGGCCTGCGCATCGCGCAGATCCGCCAGCCCCTGGGCGTGGTCGGCATCATCTACGAGAGCCGGCCCAACGTGACCGCCGACGCGGCGGCGCTCTGCCTGAAGTCCGGCAACGCGACCATCCTGCGCGGCGGCTCCGAGGCCATCCACTCCAACGTGGTCATCGCCGAACTCTTCCGCGAGGGCGTGCGGGAGGCGGGCGCGCCGGAGGATGCGGTGCAGATCATCGGCACCACGGACCGGGCGGCGGTGGGCGAAATGCTCCAGCTCGACCGGCACATTGACGTGATCATCCCGCGCGGCGGCAAGAGCCTCATCGCGCGCATCTACGAGGAGTCCCGGATCCCCGTGGTGGCGCACCTGGACGGCGTGTGCCACACCTACCTCCACGAGGACGCCGACCCCGAAATGGCGCTCCGCATCGTCATGAACGCCAAACTCCAGCGGCCCGGCGTGTGCAACGCCATGGAGACCCTGCTGGTCCACGAGGCGGCGGCGCCCATGCTCCTGCCGGAACTGGCCCGGGCACTGCGCGAAGGCGGCTGCGAGCTGCGGGGCTGCGAGCGGACCGCCCAGCTCATTGACTGCGCGCCGGCCGCGGAGAAGGACTGGACCACGGAGTATCTGGACAAGATTCTCTCCATCCGCGTGGTGTCCTCGCTGGACGAGGCAATCGCGCACATCAACGGGTACGGGTCGCACCACTCCGACGCCATCGTGACCGAAAGCTACGCGGCGGCGGAGCGCTTCCTGGACGAGGTGGACAGCGCCACGGTGTACGTGAACGCCTCCACGCGGTTCACGGACGGCTTCGAGTTCGGCATGGGCGCCGAGATCGGCATCAGCACCAGCAAGCTGCACTGCCGCGGCCCGATGGCCCTGGAGGGCCTCACCTCCCTGAAGTTCGTCTGCCGCGGAACGGGCCAGATCCGTGGCTAG
- a CDS encoding class I SAM-dependent methyltransferase, translated as MSIPDPLAVIAPHYDAMMEHVCYTRWTKTVRELAVLIPRPFVHLDVGCGTGVLMEMLDGAGWPIVGVDLSPAMLREGRAARGPFPLAVADMRRLPFHGSVGMITCLFDSLNFLLAPEDVRAALASFTAALRPGGMVYFDVVTEFMMTEYYAGKTWTDDADGLGVTWENDYDPATRMCTTRICFGDGRDGQITQERAYPLDWLAKEVEAAGLTPLGVFDAHGWGKPNGQTERADFLAVKGVPDAAAGRMDSVLERVRSAAKRSD; from the coding sequence ATGAGCATCCCGGACCCGCTGGCCGTCATCGCCCCGCACTACGACGCCATGATGGAGCACGTCTGCTACACCCGCTGGACCAAAACCGTCCGGGAGCTCGCCGTCCTCATCCCGCGCCCCTTCGTCCACCTGGACGTCGGCTGCGGCACGGGCGTGCTGATGGAAATGCTCGACGGGGCCGGCTGGCCCATCGTGGGCGTGGACCTCTCCCCCGCCATGCTCCGCGAGGGGCGCGCCGCCCGGGGGCCCTTCCCCCTCGCCGTCGCCGACATGCGCCGCCTGCCCTTCCACGGATCCGTCGGCATGATCACCTGCCTGTTCGACTCCCTGAACTTCCTGCTGGCGCCGGAGGACGTGCGGGCGGCTCTCGCCTCGTTCACGGCGGCCCTCCGCCCCGGTGGAATGGTCTATTTCGACGTGGTCACCGAGTTCATGATGACGGAGTACTACGCCGGCAAGACCTGGACCGACGATGCGGACGGTCTGGGCGTCACCTGGGAAAACGACTACGACCCCGCCACCCGGATGTGCACCACGCGCATCTGTTTCGGCGATGGACGGGACGGCCAGATCACCCAGGAACGCGCCTATCCCCTGGACTGGCTGGCAAAGGAGGTCGAGGCCGCGGGGCTCACCCCGCTCGGCGTCTTCGACGCCCACGGCTGGGGGAAACCCAACGGGCAGACTGAACGCGCCGACTTCCTGGCGGTGAAAGGGGTGCCGGACGCGGCAGCTGGACGAATGGATTCCGTGCTGGAACGCGTCCGGAGCGCCGCAAAACGGTCAGACTGA
- a CDS encoding alpha-galactosidase — MKPFLTGLALLCLTGLCAAAAPNRIFMDELDLSPIRQGWGEPQARQSVAKKPLTLGGKTYERGVGLHTPGTFFIELDGSASRFSALTGVDGGVGDRGTVTLTIFADGARVFDSGVMRGGGAPMKIDFPLSGVRSMTFSMGDAGDKNTFDHLDLADAFFETEGESPKVVPRPPEEPYLLTPPPPAEPRINGPRVFGVTPGAPFLYRIPATGGRPMRFAADGLPEGLALDADTGIITGTVASEEKRPWDMTLRAENAKGKAERPFRLVVGDTLALTPPMGWNHWYAHYDRITDAMMREAADILVATGMADAGYMYVNIDDCWMNAPKHRDPLRVGPARDENGVLLANAHFPDMRGLTDYIHAKGLRAGTYISPGPLTCAGFTGSYQHEAQDAKTFSDWGFDFLKYDWCSYGDIARKEKGDEAEKLKIPYRQMSALLREQERDIVFNLCQYGMGNVWTWGGEVGGHCWRTAGDLGFELNVYHAVARRNAEHHQYARPGAWNDPDYLQIGWVGDARQNGEPTPCPLTPSEQYSYMSLWCLMAAPLFYSGDMTQLDAFTLNVLCNPEVIEIDQDVLGKQGYPVHVDGEREVWTKPLEDGSVAIGLFNAGEMAQDMAFSWEEAGLAGKYRLRDLWRQKDLGTFEGSFAAGTLPRHGVMLLRAWPEK, encoded by the coding sequence ATGAAGCCTTTTCTCACAGGTCTGGCCCTGTTGTGCCTCACGGGCTTGTGCGCCGCCGCGGCCCCCAACCGGATATTCATGGACGAACTCGACCTGTCGCCCATCCGGCAGGGATGGGGGGAACCCCAGGCGAGACAGTCCGTCGCCAAGAAGCCGCTTACCCTCGGCGGCAAGACATATGAGCGCGGTGTCGGGCTGCACACTCCGGGAACCTTCTTTATCGAACTGGATGGAAGCGCCTCGCGGTTCTCCGCACTGACGGGCGTGGACGGCGGGGTCGGCGACCGGGGCACGGTGACCCTGACCATCTTCGCCGACGGCGCGAGGGTGTTCGACAGCGGCGTGATGCGCGGGGGCGGGGCGCCCATGAAAATAGACTTCCCTCTGTCCGGCGTGCGCTCCATGACCTTCTCCATGGGTGATGCCGGGGACAAGAACACTTTCGACCACCTCGACCTCGCCGACGCGTTCTTCGAGACGGAGGGAGAGTCCCCTAAGGTGGTGCCCCGGCCCCCGGAGGAGCCCTACCTCCTGACGCCGCCGCCGCCCGCGGAGCCGCGCATCAACGGTCCGCGCGTCTTCGGCGTGACGCCGGGCGCGCCGTTCCTCTACCGGATTCCGGCCACGGGCGGGCGGCCCATGCGCTTCGCCGCCGACGGCCTGCCGGAGGGCCTTGCGCTGGACGCCGACACGGGCATTATCACGGGAACGGTCGCCTCGGAGGAAAAGCGCCCCTGGGACATGACGCTCCGGGCGGAGAACGCGAAGGGAAAGGCGGAGCGCCCCTTCCGCCTTGTTGTGGGCGACACCCTGGCCCTGACGCCGCCCATGGGCTGGAACCACTGGTACGCCCATTACGACCGCATTACAGACGCCATGATGCGCGAGGCGGCGGACATCCTGGTGGCCACGGGCATGGCCGACGCCGGCTACATGTATGTGAACATTGACGACTGCTGGATGAACGCCCCGAAACACAGGGACCCCCTGCGGGTCGGCCCGGCGCGAGACGAGAACGGCGTCCTCCTCGCCAACGCCCACTTCCCGGACATGCGCGGCCTCACGGACTACATCCACGCCAAGGGGCTCCGCGCGGGCACCTACATCTCCCCCGGGCCGCTCACCTGCGCCGGGTTCACCGGAAGTTACCAGCACGAGGCCCAAGACGCGAAAACCTTCTCCGACTGGGGCTTCGACTTCCTGAAGTACGACTGGTGCTCCTACGGCGACATCGCCCGAAAGGAGAAGGGGGACGAGGCCGAAAAGCTGAAGATACCCTACCGCCAAATGTCCGCCCTCCTGCGCGAACAGGAGCGGGACATCGTGTTCAACCTCTGCCAGTACGGCATGGGCAACGTGTGGACCTGGGGCGGGGAGGTCGGCGGCCACTGCTGGCGCACGGCGGGCGACCTGGGCTTTGAACTGAACGTTTACCACGCCGTCGCCCGGCGCAACGCCGAGCACCACCAGTACGCCCGGCCCGGCGCGTGGAACGACCCGGACTACCTCCAGATCGGCTGGGTGGGCGATGCGCGCCAGAACGGCGAGCCGACGCCCTGTCCGCTGACCCCCAGCGAGCAGTACTCTTACATGTCCCTCTGGTGTCTCATGGCCGCCCCCCTCTTCTACAGCGGCGACATGACCCAGCTGGACGCATTCACCCTCAATGTGCTCTGCAACCCCGAAGTCATCGAGATTGACCAGGATGTCCTCGGGAAGCAGGGATACCCCGTCCATGTGGACGGGGAACGGGAGGTGTGGACCAAACCCCTGGAGGACGGATCCGTTGCCATTGGCCTGTTCAATGCCGGCGAGATGGCGCAGGACATGGCCTTTTCCTGGGAAGAGGCGGGGCTCGCGGGCAAATACCGCCTGCGCGACCTCTGGCGGCAGAAGGACCTGGGCACATTCGAGGGGTCCTTCGCGGCGGGCACCCTTCCCCGCCACGGCGTGATGCTCCTGCGGGCATGGCCGGAGAAATAG